Proteins encoded together in one Pongo pygmaeus isolate AG05252 chromosome Y, NHGRI_mPonPyg2-v2.0_pri, whole genome shotgun sequence window:
- the LOC129024030 gene encoding putative GTP-binding protein 6 has protein sequence MWALRAAVRPGLRLSRVGRSRPAPRATAPFCPARALAAVGRRGPVNLEGPWSGGRGLRADGGRSRAGDDEEELEDADENAEEELLRGEPLLPAGTQRVCLVHPDVKWGPGKPQMTRAEWQVAEATALVHTLDGWSVVQTMVVSTKTPDKKLIFGKGNFEHLTEKIRGSPHITCVFLNVERMAAPTKKELEAAWGVEVFDRFTIVLHIFRCNARTREARLQVALAEIPLHRSNLIKDVAHLYRGVGSRYIMGSGESFMQLQQRLLREKEAKIRKALDRLRKKRHLLRRQRTRREFPVISVVGYTNCGKTTLIKALTGDAAIQPRDQLFATLDVTAHAGTLPSRMTVLYVDTIGFLSQLPHGLIESFSATLEDVAHSDLILHVRDISHPEAELQKCSVLSTLRGLQLPAPLLDSMVEIHNKVDLVPGYSPTEPNVVPVSALRGHGLQELKAELDAAVLKATRRQILTLRVRLAGAQLSWLHKEATVQEVDVIPEDGAADVRVIISDSAYGKFRKLFPG, from the exons ATGTGGGCCTTGCGGGCCGCCGTACGCCCGGGGCTGCGGCTCTCCCGCGTGGGCCGCAGCCGCCCGGCTCCGAGGGCAACCGCGCCGTTCTGCCCCGCGCGCGCGCTCGCCGCTGTCGGCCGCAGGGGCCCCGTGAATCTGGAGGGGCCATGGAGCGGAGGGCGGGGCCTGCGGGCGGACGGCGGCCGAAGCCGCGCGGGAGACGACGAGGAGGAGCTGGAAGATGCGGACGAGAACGCGGAGGAGGAGCTGCTGCGGGGGGAGCCTCTGCTGCCGGCGGGCACCCAGCGCGTGTGTCTGGTTCACCCTGACGTCAAGTGGGGCCCCGGGAAGCCGCAGATGACGCGAG CCGAGTGGCAGGTGGCAGAGGCCACAGCGCTGGTGCACACGCTGGACGGCTGGTCCGTGGTACAGACAATGGTCGTGTCCACCAAAACGCCGGACAAGAAGCTCATCTTCGGCAAAGGGAACTTTGAGCACCTGACAG AAAAGATCCGAGGGTCCCCACACATCACGTGCGTCTTCCTGAACGTGGAGAGGATGGCTGCTCCGACCAAG aaagAACTAGAAGCCGCCTGGGGCGTGGAGGTGTTTGACCGCTTCACAATCGTCCTACACATTTTCCGCTGCAACGCCCGCACGAGGGAGGCCCGGCTTCAGGTGGCCCTGGCGGAGATCCCCCTGCACAG GTCGAACTTGATAAAGGACGTCGCCCACCTGTACCGAGGAGTCGGCTCGCGCTACATCATGGGGTCAG GAGAATCCTTCATGCAGCTGCAGCAGCGTCTCCTGAGAGAGAAGGAGGCCAAGATCAGGAAGGCCCTGGACAGGCTTCGCAAGAAGAGGCACCTGCTCCGCCGGCAGCGGACGAGGCGGGAGTTCCCCGTGATCTCCGTGGTGGGGTACACCAACTGCG GAAAGACCACGCTGATCAAGGCGCTGACGGGCGATGCCGCCATCCAGCCGCGGGACCAGCTGTTTGCCACGCTGGACGTCACGGCCCACGCGGGCACGCTGCCCTCACGCATGACCGTCCTGTACGTGGACACCATCGGCTTCCTCTCCCAGCTGCCGCACGGCCTCATCGAGTCCTTCTCCGCCACTCTGGAAGACGTGGCCCACTCG GATCTCATCCTGCACGTGAGGGACATCAGCCACCCCGAGGCGGAGCTCCAGAAATGCAGCGTTCTGTCCACACTGCGCGGCCTGCAGCTGCCCGCCCCGCTCCTGGACTCCATGGTGGAGATTCACAACAAGGTGGACCTCGTGCCCGG GTACAGCCCCACGGAACCCAACGTCGTGCCTGTGTCTGCCCTGCGGGGCCACGGGCTCCAGGAGCTGAAAGCTGAGCTCGATGCGGCGGTTTTGAAGGCGACCAGGAGACAGATCCTCACTCTCCGCGTGAGGCTCGCAGGGGCGCAGCTCAG CTGGCTGCATAAGGAGGCCACAGTTCAGGAGGTGGACGTGATCCCTGAGGACGGGGCGGCCGACGTGAGGGTTATCATCAGCGACTCAGCCTACGGCAAATTCCGGAAGCTCTTTCCAGGATGA